A single window of Anomaloglossus baeobatrachus isolate aAnoBae1 chromosome 5, aAnoBae1.hap1, whole genome shotgun sequence DNA harbors:
- the LOC142311209 gene encoding uncharacterized protein LOC142311209 isoform X1 encodes MVLSLSDPLRIDMGQSRIFKNILNFTWDIIFLLVGEDYTVVKKTSEEFVSTSHPCVLGERSRSKSPIMESSANSMMQCRNKKKIVDIASNIIELVTGEVSVRCQDVAVYFSMEEWEYIEEHKDLYKDVVMEDHQTLISQGCYSSDSSQENFHQSIFYKTEAFLIDPPKMKVCQEPMAERILNLSLIIIYLLTREDFRVVKKIPGECLSLMSGEWSQSLCPVTKPQSCSQIYERNQKILELTYRITALLTEEVPLRCQDIAVSFSMDEWEFLAGHEDMYKDDILNQCAISSDVSNKIHLPDVYPSGLYFQSRAEENPVVPQDLQDEDIIDLKVEIIEREEEEEEEMCIQCDQQSMDEEFPTDISTSVDHKLSDEHLVLSQEFEIEDHIKQHFPEELYVVPSVHPEFFNAEEFSEYCFQEDSSFIHSSNVAQCSGPINSKLFSCSDCGKVFTQKSNLVRHKRTHTGEKPFSCDKCNKTFTQKSHLVEHQVFHTGEKPFSCSTCGKYFTHRAILYRHQRIHTGERPFTCGECGKSFSYKSYLVEHQRFHMREKPYSCSECGKSFVKKSILVKHLRLHSEQNQFTCSECGKYFTKKLMFAKHQRIHTGEKPYLCLECGKCFAKKSVLVDHQRTHTGERPYPCMECGKCFSKKSGLVKHHRTHTGERPFPCSECGKCFSQKSGLVKHQKIHTLEKSVSCLECEKGNACVHPERHHGIHNEDRPFSCSECGKGFTQKAYLVKHEKIHTGEKPFSCLECGKRFLLKDHLERHQRIHTGEKPFSCSECGRCFTQKKSLVQHHKIHTGEKPFSCLECGKSFTRKCQLEIHQRSHTGEKPFLCSECGKFFIQKSDLVRHQKIHPDGKSSKIGKGEIHLRNDLVERPFLCSECGKCFARKSILVKHQKFHTGEKPYSCSECGKSFTMKSGLVEHHKIHTGVKPFSCSECGKCFTRKSQLEMHQRTHTGEKPFSCSECGKCFIQRSYLIRHHRIHTSSTVSQLPNISILKSFSIEPLLSQMIVT; translated from the exons GATTACACAGTTGTGAAGAAGACATCTGAGGAGTTTGTCTCTACTAGCCATCCTTGTGTGTTAGGAGAAAGGAGTAGGAGCAAGAGTCCCATCATGGAGTCTTCCGCTAATTCAATGATGCAATGTAGAAACAAAAAGAAGATAGTAGATATCGCCAGCAACATAATTGAATTGGTGACGGGAGAG GTTTCTGTAAGATGTCAGGATGTCgcagtctatttctccatggaggagtgggaataCATAGAAGAACACAAGGATCTCTATAAAGACGTTGTGATGGAGGACCATCAGACCCTCATATCACAAG GTTGTTATAGTTCAGACTCTTCCCAGGAGAATTTTCATCAAAGTATCTTTTACAAGACAGAGGCCTTCTTGATTGACCCTCCGAAAATGAAAGTGTGCCAAGAGCCGATGGCAGAAAGGATACTAAACCTTTCCTTGATCATCATCTACCTGCTTACCAGAGAG GATTTCAGAGTGGTGAAGAAGATACCTGGTGAATGTTTGAGCCTTATGTCAGGAGAATGGAGCCAGAGCTTGTGCCCAGTCACTAAACCACAATCTTGTTCACAAATATATGAAAGAaatcagaagatcctagaacttacCTACAGGATAACTGCACTGCTGACTGAAGAG GTTCCTTTAAGGTGTCAAGATATTGCTGTCAGTTTTTCTATGGATGAGTGGGAGTTTTTGGCAGGGCATGAAGATATGTATAAGGATGATATATTGAACCAATGTGCTATATCATCTG ATGTATCCAATAAAATTCATTTACCTGATGTATATCCCAGCGGTCTGTATTTCCAGAGTCGTGCAGAAGAAAATCCCGTTGTCCCACAAGACCTTCAG GATGAAGATATAATTGATCTTAAAGTTGAAATTatagagagagaagaagaagaagaagaagaaatgtgTATCCAGTGTGATCAACAGTCCATGGATGAGGAATTTCCTACAGATATTAGCACTT CAGTTGACCACAAGTTATCAGACGAGCATCTTGTTTTATCTCAAGAGTTTGAAATTGAAGATCATATTAAACAACATTTTCCAGAAGAATTATATGTGGTCCCAAGTGTACACCCAGAGTTTTTCAATGCAGAAGAGTTTTCAGAGTACTGCTTTCAAGAGGACAgttcatttattcattcatctaATGTTGCACAGTGTTCAGGACCTATAAATAGTAAACTGTTTTCATGTTCTGATTGTGGAAAAGTTTTTACCCAGAAGTCCAATCTTGTTAGACACAAGAGaacacacacaggagagaagccgttttcatgtgacAAGTGCAACAAAACTTTTACTCAGAAGTCACATCTTGTGGAACATCAAGTATTTCACACgggggaaaagcctttttcatgttccacatgtggaaaatattttacccACAGGGCTATTCTTTATAGACATCAGCGAATTCATACAGGTGAAAGGCCTTTTACATGTGGCGAATGTGGTAAATCTTTTTCTTATAAATCATATTTGGTAGAACATCAGAGATTTCACATGAGGGAGAAACCATActcgtgttcagaatgtggtaaatcgtTTGTCAAAAAATCTATTCTTGTTAAACATTTAAGACTTCACTCAGAGCAGAATCAATTTacgtgttcagaatgtggaaaatattttaccaaGAAATTAATGTTTGctaaacatcaaagaattcacacaggagagaaaccatatttgtgtttagagtgtgggaaatgttttgcaaagaaGTCAGTTCTTGTTgaccaccagagaactcacacaggagaaagACCATATCCATgtatggaatgtgggaaatgtttttctaagAAATCAGGTCTTGTGAAACATCATCggactcacacaggggagaggccttttccatgttcagaatgtgggaaatgtttttcacagAAATCTGgtcttgttaaacatcaaaaaATTCATACATTGGAGAAGTCAGTTTCATGTTTGGAATGTGAAAAAGGTAATGCTTGTGTCCACCCTGAGAGACATCATGGAATTCACAATGAGGAtagaccattttcatgttcagaatgtgggaaagggttTACTCAGAAAGCATATCTCGTTAAACATGAGAAAATTCATactggggaaaagccattttcatgtttagaatgtgggaaacgttttttGCTAAAAGATCATTTAGAgagacatcaaagaattcacacaggggaaaagccattttcatgttcagaatgtggtaggtGTTTTACTCAGAAAAAATCTCTTGTTCAACATCACAAAATTCACACTggtgagaaaccattttcatgtttagaatgtggaaaaagCTTTACACGTAAATGTCAGCTTGAAATacaccagagaagtcacacaggggagaagccttttttatgttcagaatgtgggaaattttttaTCCAAAAATCTGATCTTgtcagacatcagaaaattcacccaGATGGGAAGTCCTCAAAAATTGGGAAGGGTGAAATTCATCTGAGAAATGACCTAGTTGAgcggccatttttatgttcagaatgtgggaaatgctttgccCGGAAATCAATTCTTGTGAAACATCAAAAatttcacacaggggaaaaaccgtattcttgttcagaatgtgggaaaagttttactATGAAATCAGGGCTTGTTGAACATCATAAAATTCATACAGGagtgaagccgttttcatgttcagaatgtggaaaatgttttacacgcAAATCTCAACTTGAGATGCATCAAAGAACTCATACAGGAGAAAAACCATTTTCATGCtcggaatgtggaaaatgttttatccagAGATCATATCTTATTAGACATCACAGAATTCACACATCTTCAACTGTCTCTCAACTTCCCAACATCTCTATCTTGAAGAGTTTTTCCATTGAGCCGCTACTTTCCCAAATGATAGTTACATGA
- the LOC142311209 gene encoding uncharacterized protein LOC142311209 isoform X2, whose amino-acid sequence MVLSLSDPLRIDMGQSRIFKNILNFTWDIIFLLVGEVSVRCQDVAVYFSMEEWEYIEEHKDLYKDVVMEDHQTLISQGCYSSDSSQENFHQSIFYKTEAFLIDPPKMKVCQEPMAERILNLSLIIIYLLTREDFRVVKKIPGECLSLMSGEWSQSLCPVTKPQSCSQIYERNQKILELTYRITALLTEEVPLRCQDIAVSFSMDEWEFLAGHEDMYKDDILNQCAISSDVSNKIHLPDVYPSGLYFQSRAEENPVVPQDLQDEDIIDLKVEIIEREEEEEEEMCIQCDQQSMDEEFPTDISTSVDHKLSDEHLVLSQEFEIEDHIKQHFPEELYVVPSVHPEFFNAEEFSEYCFQEDSSFIHSSNVAQCSGPINSKLFSCSDCGKVFTQKSNLVRHKRTHTGEKPFSCDKCNKTFTQKSHLVEHQVFHTGEKPFSCSTCGKYFTHRAILYRHQRIHTGERPFTCGECGKSFSYKSYLVEHQRFHMREKPYSCSECGKSFVKKSILVKHLRLHSEQNQFTCSECGKYFTKKLMFAKHQRIHTGEKPYLCLECGKCFAKKSVLVDHQRTHTGERPYPCMECGKCFSKKSGLVKHHRTHTGERPFPCSECGKCFSQKSGLVKHQKIHTLEKSVSCLECEKGNACVHPERHHGIHNEDRPFSCSECGKGFTQKAYLVKHEKIHTGEKPFSCLECGKRFLLKDHLERHQRIHTGEKPFSCSECGRCFTQKKSLVQHHKIHTGEKPFSCLECGKSFTRKCQLEIHQRSHTGEKPFLCSECGKFFIQKSDLVRHQKIHPDGKSSKIGKGEIHLRNDLVERPFLCSECGKCFARKSILVKHQKFHTGEKPYSCSECGKSFTMKSGLVEHHKIHTGVKPFSCSECGKCFTRKSQLEMHQRTHTGEKPFSCSECGKCFIQRSYLIRHHRIHTSSTVSQLPNISILKSFSIEPLLSQMIVT is encoded by the exons GTTTCTGTAAGATGTCAGGATGTCgcagtctatttctccatggaggagtgggaataCATAGAAGAACACAAGGATCTCTATAAAGACGTTGTGATGGAGGACCATCAGACCCTCATATCACAAG GTTGTTATAGTTCAGACTCTTCCCAGGAGAATTTTCATCAAAGTATCTTTTACAAGACAGAGGCCTTCTTGATTGACCCTCCGAAAATGAAAGTGTGCCAAGAGCCGATGGCAGAAAGGATACTAAACCTTTCCTTGATCATCATCTACCTGCTTACCAGAGAG GATTTCAGAGTGGTGAAGAAGATACCTGGTGAATGTTTGAGCCTTATGTCAGGAGAATGGAGCCAGAGCTTGTGCCCAGTCACTAAACCACAATCTTGTTCACAAATATATGAAAGAaatcagaagatcctagaacttacCTACAGGATAACTGCACTGCTGACTGAAGAG GTTCCTTTAAGGTGTCAAGATATTGCTGTCAGTTTTTCTATGGATGAGTGGGAGTTTTTGGCAGGGCATGAAGATATGTATAAGGATGATATATTGAACCAATGTGCTATATCATCTG ATGTATCCAATAAAATTCATTTACCTGATGTATATCCCAGCGGTCTGTATTTCCAGAGTCGTGCAGAAGAAAATCCCGTTGTCCCACAAGACCTTCAG GATGAAGATATAATTGATCTTAAAGTTGAAATTatagagagagaagaagaagaagaagaagaaatgtgTATCCAGTGTGATCAACAGTCCATGGATGAGGAATTTCCTACAGATATTAGCACTT CAGTTGACCACAAGTTATCAGACGAGCATCTTGTTTTATCTCAAGAGTTTGAAATTGAAGATCATATTAAACAACATTTTCCAGAAGAATTATATGTGGTCCCAAGTGTACACCCAGAGTTTTTCAATGCAGAAGAGTTTTCAGAGTACTGCTTTCAAGAGGACAgttcatttattcattcatctaATGTTGCACAGTGTTCAGGACCTATAAATAGTAAACTGTTTTCATGTTCTGATTGTGGAAAAGTTTTTACCCAGAAGTCCAATCTTGTTAGACACAAGAGaacacacacaggagagaagccgttttcatgtgacAAGTGCAACAAAACTTTTACTCAGAAGTCACATCTTGTGGAACATCAAGTATTTCACACgggggaaaagcctttttcatgttccacatgtggaaaatattttacccACAGGGCTATTCTTTATAGACATCAGCGAATTCATACAGGTGAAAGGCCTTTTACATGTGGCGAATGTGGTAAATCTTTTTCTTATAAATCATATTTGGTAGAACATCAGAGATTTCACATGAGGGAGAAACCATActcgtgttcagaatgtggtaaatcgtTTGTCAAAAAATCTATTCTTGTTAAACATTTAAGACTTCACTCAGAGCAGAATCAATTTacgtgttcagaatgtggaaaatattttaccaaGAAATTAATGTTTGctaaacatcaaagaattcacacaggagagaaaccatatttgtgtttagagtgtgggaaatgttttgcaaagaaGTCAGTTCTTGTTgaccaccagagaactcacacaggagaaagACCATATCCATgtatggaatgtgggaaatgtttttctaagAAATCAGGTCTTGTGAAACATCATCggactcacacaggggagaggccttttccatgttcagaatgtgggaaatgtttttcacagAAATCTGgtcttgttaaacatcaaaaaATTCATACATTGGAGAAGTCAGTTTCATGTTTGGAATGTGAAAAAGGTAATGCTTGTGTCCACCCTGAGAGACATCATGGAATTCACAATGAGGAtagaccattttcatgttcagaatgtgggaaagggttTACTCAGAAAGCATATCTCGTTAAACATGAGAAAATTCATactggggaaaagccattttcatgtttagaatgtgggaaacgttttttGCTAAAAGATCATTTAGAgagacatcaaagaattcacacaggggaaaagccattttcatgttcagaatgtggtaggtGTTTTACTCAGAAAAAATCTCTTGTTCAACATCACAAAATTCACACTggtgagaaaccattttcatgtttagaatgtggaaaaagCTTTACACGTAAATGTCAGCTTGAAATacaccagagaagtcacacaggggagaagccttttttatgttcagaatgtgggaaattttttaTCCAAAAATCTGATCTTgtcagacatcagaaaattcacccaGATGGGAAGTCCTCAAAAATTGGGAAGGGTGAAATTCATCTGAGAAATGACCTAGTTGAgcggccatttttatgttcagaatgtgggaaatgctttgccCGGAAATCAATTCTTGTGAAACATCAAAAatttcacacaggggaaaaaccgtattcttgttcagaatgtgggaaaagttttactATGAAATCAGGGCTTGTTGAACATCATAAAATTCATACAGGagtgaagccgttttcatgttcagaatgtggaaaatgttttacacgcAAATCTCAACTTGAGATGCATCAAAGAACTCATACAGGAGAAAAACCATTTTCATGCtcggaatgtggaaaatgttttatccagAGATCATATCTTATTAGACATCACAGAATTCACACATCTTCAACTGTCTCTCAACTTCCCAACATCTCTATCTTGAAGAGTTTTTCCATTGAGCCGCTACTTTCCCAAATGATAGTTACATGA